In Pempheris klunzingeri isolate RE-2024b chromosome 5, fPemKlu1.hap1, whole genome shotgun sequence, the DNA window cagcaaccaaaataataacagcagctatagtgctaacaataggaatatgaccAATAATTAGCAATATATCCCTCCCAGCCGTAGTATTATCAGTGTAAGAAAGCCACGGTGTAAAAGAGTGTGATTGTGAAATTATCTTTCTCACCCATAACATATCGCTTTCCTTCCCAGGTGCGTTACTGCCAGTCCCttagtgaggaggagaagaaggagctgCTTATGTTCAGTGTCCAGAGGAAGAAGGAAGCACTGGGGAGGGGCACAGTGACACTGCTGCCCCGCAACCTTCTGAACAGCATTTGTGAGCATGTACGTTCCCTGTCTTGTCTGTATTATTTCCAAAACTTAAATATGGAGAAGACTGGGAGAGTGGTTGTGGTATGAAGTTGTCTTGAAGTCAAGGACCTAGCCCATATTCCTTTTAGATCCAAAAGCCTTTTCAACTACAGTATTGAAAAAAGATTTGCTGCCTCCACGAGTATTTGCTGATCTGGATCCAGTTTTAGCTAAAACCCAGAGCGAAAGctgaaattaacattttagtGTGAACCATGCTATTTAAAGGATCcttaaacacaagcagccatgcagactaaaaaaaagtcttctcTGCTGAGTGGTTTGGAGTGTCTCATGACAGTGTTTCACTTTGTATTCACATCGTTGATTGTTGAGCAGCCAGAGAGTGCCCATAAACCCTTGTTATAGCGCATAGTGGTTGTCTCTTTAAGTGCCTGTTCTATCCAAAGTCAGTGTAGTTGATTTTAAACATCATGTCCTCATATGACCACTTGTCAGGCAAACGGGtcatgaatgaaaaacaaatcgGCCACTCTGGTACAACCCAATGAGCTGGCACACAGATGGGCCACATATTTACCCCCTCATCAACACACTTGGAAGTCATACAATGTCCTAGTTTCTATGGGCCAGGCTTTGTGTTACATTAGGAGCAAATTTGGGCTCTGAGCCAAAGCAGATGATTTTATCACAGAATATTTGGGAATTGCAGCTAATTGCATGATGTAATAATCAACCATGTGATCATGTGTGCATATTACAGTGTGGTGAAAACATCAACGGGGGAGAAATGGCAGTGTTCACGTCGAGGGCAGGCCCTGGGCTCTGCTGGCATCCCGCATGCTTTGCCTGCTCCACTTGTAGAGAACTGCTGGTGGATTTGATCTACTTCTACCATGATGGGAAGATCCACTGTGGAAGGCACCATGCCGAGCTACTTAAACCACGCTGCTCTGCTTGCGACGAGGTAAAGCCATGATACTGAAATactgagagaaaacaatgtAGCGAAGGAAAAACATCCAGATCTGAAGTTTATGGCCTTTCAGAATTCCTCCAGGAGAGCAACAACATATATCTTATGCATCCACTGTCTAGAATATAGACCGAGGACAACTAAGAAGGCCAAAGATGGCAGTTTTGTCTCATCCAGTCTACATCTATGTCTACAGATAATCTTTGCTGATGAGTGCACAGAGGCAGAGGGGCGCCATTGGCACATGAAGCACTTCTCCTGTTTTGAATGTGAGACAGTTCTGGGGGGTCAGCGCTACATCATGAAGGACGGCAGACCgtactgttgtggctgttttgaGTCTCTCTATGCAGAGTACTGTGAAGCCTGTGGAGAGCACATTGGTAAGATGGGGATTTTTtagagttaaaataaaatgtgtttatacaGCTTTTGGAGTACTATTGCTAACCATCTCACAATTTACCCTTTTCCAGGTGTTGATCATGCCCAGATGACCTATGATGGGCTTCACTGGCATGCGACTGAGAGCTGCTTCAGCTGTGCCCAGTGTAAGAGCTCTCTACTGGGCTGCCCCTTCCTGCCACACCAGGGCCGCATTTACTGCTCCAAGGCGTGCAGTCTCGGAGAAGATGTCCATGCCTCTGACTCCTCTGACTCCGCCTTCCAGTCAGCACGTTCTCGTGAATCCCGCCGCAGCGTGCGCATGGGCAAGAGCAGTCGCTCAGCCGACCAATGCCGCCAGTCGCTCCTCTTCTCGCCCTCTGTCAACTATAAGTTCCCCGGCTTCAGTGGAAACGCTGAAGACACCCTGACCAACAAGCTTGCACACATGAACTTATCTGATGAGCATTTCTGGAGGGGACGTGGTGAGGAGACCGAGGCACCtgaggaccaggaggaggagtgggctGAGCATGAAGACTACATGACTCAGTTGCTATTAAAGTTTGGTGAACATGGCGTCTTCCAACAAGCCAATGACTCCAGACCCACGGATTTCTGGATCGCTGAAAAGGATGCCAAGTCAAAGCAGGAATCCTCAAAAGCTggcagtggtggtggaggaggaaggggcaGTCTGGCCAGTAAGAAATACCAGGCTGACATGTATTGGGCCCAGTCACAGGATGGGCTTGGAGACTCAGCCTATGGTAGCCACCCAGGCCCGGCAAGCAGCAGAAAGATCCAGGAGTTGGAGCTGGATCATGGGGCTGGAGGAGGCTTCCAGGGAGAGGATCCACAATGGTATAATGACTCTTTGGAGTGTATCACAGACGAGTTCAAGAAAACAGATCAGAGTGTCCGAGACTCTATGGACTCACTGGCGCTCTCCAATATTACCGGTGAGTAGACATGACGCAATACATCAGATCTTATTGTTAAtttgtctttctccttcacAAGACGACTATGATTGATTTTTCAGTCATGtccaaacattttatatttttctctctcctctccagggGCCTCAGTAGATGGTGATAGTAAAGACAGACCTTTGGTATATTCCCTGCAAGGCTTCCATGAATTGGAAACAGAAGACTGTGAGAAAACCAGTAATATGGGAACCCTCAACTCCTCTATGTTACACAGAAGTGCAAACTCCCTGAAGAGCCTTGTGtctgagcaggaggaggtggaggtaaatgttccagaggaagaggatgtgcCTCTGCCGGAGGACAGACCCAGTCCTCATGTCCCTGCCCTCAGGAGGACACGTTCACAATCTCGGCCGCAGCAAGTCAAATTCTCTGATGACGTGGTGGACAATGGCCATCACTGCGATCTCCCCGTGCGGCAGCCGCCAATGAGTGAACGAACTCGCAGGAGAGTGTACCACTTTGAGGAGCAGGGCCAAGGACCTCAATCTGGCCgccagcatcatcaccacagGAGACATCGCAGTCGCAAGTCTCGCTCTGACAATGCTCTTAACCTTCTGCCCAAGGAGAGGGCCCAAATGTGTTACAAAGTGGACCATAGAGGAAACGCCCTCGGACCCAAGGGACACCAAGCCTTCCACGGCCACCCCAGTCCTGCTGCCATGTCAGACTACAGGCTACAGGGCCCAGCCATGGAGAGATTCTTGGGGCTGTATGGGGATGATGATGACTGGTGCTCCAcatgctcttcttcctcctctgattctgaggaagaagGCTTTTTCCTGGGTCAACCCATCCCTCAGCCCAGGCCCCATAGACACTACTACACTGATGACTTGCCCAGCCCTGTGGCAGGCATGTCCTCTCCTCCTTATGGCCAACGGACTAAGTCCAAAAAGAAGAGAGGGCACAAGGGGAAAAACTGTATAATTTCATAGACTTTCATGACTCTCATATCCTCAGCTTTGGGTAATGCTCTGCCACTCACCTCTGCCTCTCATGTCCACTGTTAAAAACGCAATCTGTTTGCTATTAAATGTTTCACAGCACTCAGTTCACCAAAGTGTTTGTCTAAGACACAAGTCCTTTTTCTGAATCTTCAACAGTGTACACATAGCATTACAAACTGCCAGTAAAGTAACAAAGTTTTCTTGAGTAATACATATTTATAAACCATCTTAACTGTGTTTATTTAACAGcgaaaatattaatgtatatattgtagaattaaaataacaaaatggcTATTTTTATACCCTTAACTTCATGACATGCTTTGCACCAAAATGGCATTAACATTTAACTATTGGCAGATGGTACGGAGCCATTTTTCCACGAGGGGGGTCATAAATTTATTGACAAATTGACTCTGACCCAAGCtcttcaaatgtgttttcttccaGGCTTGTGCAGCGCTAACATAAGAGAAACACTGTGTGTATTAAAACGCCTGGTTGAGTGGTGTATTTATGGGTCACTGTATTGTAAGCAAATCATTGTAATCTGTATAAATGTACAAACAGGAATATAAGGCTAAGATAGATGAtaattgtaataaaaatatctatatatcaCAATttgtgttgggtttttttttctgcacaaaaCTATTTAATGGGCACAAAAAACTAGAGGAGACATCCCTTAATTCAAGGCCTTCACTTTTATTCACAAGCTGTTTGATTACAATACGACAAAAATTAGTGATCTCTATATAAACAGTCACACCTTTGTATACCAAATGGCGCTCCAATGATAAACAACATATAAAGTTGGATCATTCAATACTGGTCGATAATGGACTTCTGGTACAGTTAGCGTTAGTTGTACTTACAGACGGAGATGcaagaaatacaaatactgGAAGCACAATACAATGTATTTCAGTATAAACTGAGAAAATGGTGATTTGGTTTTCATTATGTGACACAGTCAAATGCAGGGGGCaagattcattcattaataaGACAATCTTTTTGTCAATTTTAAATAGaatccttttaaaatgtaatctgtGTTTGACTTAATATAATAATGACAATTATTCCACAACATGATTCATGGTAAAATACAGCTTGAGCTTCAAATTCAAATTGCTCAGGCTGTAATAGACACTATCTTGTGCATTTCATTCCACAAGGGTCCTCTAATTTTACTATAGGTTAATACTATAGGTACTTCACTGCAGCAACATATCCATTTTGAAGAGTCATTCATTCAATCTATCATCAAGTAAACCTATTTATGCTTCAGCAAGTGGAAAAATACCACCACCTGATATCCTGTTTTTTggttaataatatatatatatatatatgtgagtctaattttctttaaatgaaatcATGTTGCCATTATTTGATAAAAGAacatgattaaaatgaaaaaaaacaaaaaatcatttGATGAACTCTTCAATccattttctattcatttcaaaaatacGATTTACCCTGCGTCTCCCCAAAAGTCAGctaggattggctccagcccctcctccacaacccttaaggataagcagtatagacaatagatggatggatagatgaacTCCATGTTGTCACTTGAGTGTTTTGTGACCTGTGGGTTCGGCTGAGGCGTCCGGTTGCTGTATTACCTCGTCCAGCTCCTTCACAAACTGCTTAAGGGCATGTAGGCAGCGCTGTTTGAGCTCCTGCAGGTTCTCATCCAGTGGAGCCTGCAGCTGATTATCCAGACGGGGCTCCTTGGCCACCAACATCTTCACCACTGTGCGAAAGGTCTCGCAGTCCTGCCTGTAATGCTGCACATTAAACAATCACATCAAGAATTTCAATATTCATAATGGCACGATGAACAcagtgtagaaaaacaaaacccaacTTCTTAAAGAACATGATATGTTATGTATTGGTTATTCCTCAAGGCACTCAGAATGTTTACAGGTCACTCTGACGAAATAAATTAAAGATTTATTCCAAGACTTAATTTATCTAAAGCTGGAAATAATCGTTCTATGTTTCCCATCTAACTATAATCGAAAATATAGGCTGACCTGAGTGTTATGCAGTCATGTATTTTGAACTCTGGTGGTGTGGTTACCCTTTACCCTTTGTTTCTGGTATTTcatattaaaacatgaaatctaTCACTGCTAAACTTAATATGTgccctgcacacacatattttgcatttcaaattAACAGACTCAAGAACACCAAAAACATTATGACATGACTTAATTTGTGggtattttacacacacaaaactgtttttttttttttttgcctcgcAGATAAGAGAGCACCTCCATCTGACAGCTCGTTACATTTTTCAGACCAGCTCTTGAATCAATGTCTAACTGTGAACTAAATGAACCCAGTTCTGGTAAACTGGTGTATTCCATGAAACaggtgtgagaatgtgtgtatgCGAGCCCATTCAAGTACATGTGTGCCCTAAACAAAGGGGACGTGAGGTGTCAGAGTATATTACTGGCGCTGTAGCATTCTTTCACACCACATTGTAACTCACATCCCTCTCAGATTTTACTGCTGACCCAAAACGGCTGTTAAGTTCTTTATTAGAGTCCCAGGTGCAAGCTCACAGCATCTTTATCACCTGGGGAGAAAAGGCTAAATGTGGGGCCCTGCTCTGAAGCCACCTAGAGGTTCAGGACTACACCAGCTTGTCAAGGAGCAGTCTGGGACATCGGGGTCTTCCAGGGTTGAGTTAATGCAGCCCAGATCACCTCTCCCCTTAAATTAGAGTCACTGGGGCATGCAGAAGGCTTCTTTGTGGCTTAAAACAAGCCGCTTTCTTGGCCACTACAAATAAGAAGTCAAATCTAATTACAAGTGAAGATTAGAAACATTTTCGTTTACAAAAACAGGCTGATATTCAGTATGTGGCCATGAGGGACATACCCCCCCCAAACATGCCATCtttatgaaatatttcttttgtttttacataataAAGCTTTCTATTTCACAATCAGCTGTAGGAAATCACTTCATCAGATGGAAAACAGTTAATCTTTGCATCAATTTTACTGAAGTGTCAGGAGATATGACCCacttcttcatcatcatgatTTAATCAGACGGATGAGAGGCTTCCTTAGAGGAACTGCATATCTGTGTCATGTTCAGACCGCATAACCATTTTAGGAATGTGGGCTGTGTAGGCCTTAGTTGTAGAACAAAATTAGTTGACAGTATCTCACCAAACATTAACTGTCTGTTAAATGCAATAAAGCACAGGCCATCAGCTTTGGtaagtttgaaaagaaaaatgctgccTGTCAACTTCAATCAGTGTCCAGTCCTGAGCAGAATGTGAGGTTAACCGGTTAAACGGCTTTAGTCCAAGGTTCTGTCAGTTATGGGGAAATTTAAAACCACAACTGCCGTTTCTTTGCCTAGATACACATTACATAATGTGTATCCATGTAGGCCTACTCATGATCGCGTATCCATCAATTTATA includes these proteins:
- the prickle1a gene encoding prickle-like protein 1a, encoding MSLASAAVSAAGFQGGARQRDLMMEQKVSKLTSGFQRSSTSDDDSGCALEEYAWVPPGLRPEQVQLYFSCLPEDKIPYVNSPGEKFRIKQLLYQLPPHDNEVRYCQSLSEEEKKELLMFSVQRKKEALGRGTVTLLPRNLLNSICEHCGENINGGEMAVFTSRAGPGLCWHPACFACSTCRELLVDLIYFYHDGKIHCGRHHAELLKPRCSACDEIIFADECTEAEGRHWHMKHFSCFECETVLGGQRYIMKDGRPYCCGCFESLYAEYCEACGEHIGVDHAQMTYDGLHWHATESCFSCAQCKSSLLGCPFLPHQGRIYCSKACSLGEDVHASDSSDSAFQSARSRESRRSVRMGKSSRSADQCRQSLLFSPSVNYKFPGFSGNAEDTLTNKLAHMNLSDEHFWRGRGEETEAPEDQEEEWAEHEDYMTQLLLKFGEHGVFQQANDSRPTDFWIAEKDAKSKQESSKAGSGGGGGRGSLASKKYQADMYWAQSQDGLGDSAYGSHPGPASSRKIQELELDHGAGGGFQGEDPQWYNDSLECITDEFKKTDQSVRDSMDSLALSNITGASVDGDSKDRPLVYSLQGFHELETEDCEKTSNMGTLNSSMLHRSANSLKSLVSEQEEVEVNVPEEEDVPLPEDRPSPHVPALRRTRSQSRPQQVKFSDDVVDNGHHCDLPVRQPPMSERTRRRVYHFEEQGQGPQSGRQHHHHRRHRSRKSRSDNALNLLPKERAQMCYKVDHRGNALGPKGHQAFHGHPSPAAMSDYRLQGPAMERFLGLYGDDDDWCSTCSSSSSDSEEEGFFLGQPIPQPRPHRHYYTDDLPSPVAGMSSPPYGQRTKSKKKRGHKGKNCIIS